Proteins from one Cicer arietinum cultivar CDC Frontier isolate Library 1 chromosome 3, Cicar.CDCFrontier_v2.0, whole genome shotgun sequence genomic window:
- the LOC101503791 gene encoding glucan endo-1,3-beta-D-glucosidase-like: protein MSSSSVPFLFPQTHSTILPNPSNFFSPNLLSTPLPTNSFFQNFVLQNGDQPEYIHPYLIKSSNSSLSFSYPLLLFTTSFLYQVFVPDLTISSSQKTTSKNKHVISSYSHLSVTLEIPSSNLRFFLVRGSPFITANVTKPTSLSITTLNKIVSFSSFDYKKTKHTLQLNNTQKWIIYTSSPINFNHDGFEVISNPFSGIIRIAIVPNSNPFYEKTLDKFSSSYPVSGDANIKKNFSLVYNFQKKRLGDLLMLAHPLHVKLLSNDVKVLHDFKYKSVDGDLVGVVGDSWLLKNDPVSVNWYSNKGVAKESHNEIVSALIKDVNELNLSSISTTSSYFYGKIVGRAARFALIAEEVSYLKVIPKIKFFLKETIEPWLNGNFKGNGFLYEKKWGGLVTQQGLNDSSADFGFGVYNDHHYHLGYFLYGISVLVKIDPLWGQKYKPQVYSLLKDFMNLGERDNKNYPSLRCFDHYKLHSWASGLTEFENGRNQESSSEAVNAYYSAALIGLAYGDSKIVEIGSTILAFEIKAAQTWWHVKLENNLYGEDFAKENRIVGILWANKRDSKLWWAPSECRECRLSIQVLPLLPISETLFFDGVYAKELVEWTLPSLKNKTNVEGWKGFTYALEGIYDKEIALKNIRGLKGFDDGNSFTNLLWWIHSR, encoded by the coding sequence ATGTCATCTTCTTCTGTTCCTTTCCTCTTTCCCCAAACTCATTCCACAATCCTCCCAAACCCATCAAACTTCTTCTCACCAAATCTGCTATCCACACCCCTCCCTACAAACTCTTTCTTCCAAAACTTTGTTCTTCAAAATGGTGACCAACCTGAATACATTCACCCTTACCTCATCAAATCCTCAAACTCTTCTCTCTCATTTTCATACCCTCTTCTCTTATTCACAACATCATTTTTATACCAAGTTTTTGTTCCAGATCTCACTATTTCTTCCTCACAAAAAACAACATCAAAAAACAAACATGTTATTTCATCATATAGTCATCTTAGTGTGACTCTTGAAATCCCTTCTtcaaatttaagattttttcttGTTAGAGGAAGCCCTTTTATAACTGCAAATGTTACAAAACCAACTTCACTTTCAATCACAAcactaaataaaatagtttctttctcttcttttgaTTACAAAAAAACCAAACACACCCTTCAACTCAATAACACTCAAAAATGGATTATATACACTTCTTCACCAATCAATTTCAACCATGATGGTTTTGAGGTTATATCGAATCCATTTTCGGGTATTATTCGTATCGCGATTGTTCCTAATTCAAATCCTTTTTATGAGAAAACTCTTGATAAGTTCAGTTCTTCTTATCCTGTTTCTGGTGATGCAAACATTAAGAAAAATTTTAGTTTggtttataattttcaaaagaaaaggTTGGGTGATTTACTTATGCTAGCTCATCCTCTTCATGTTAAGCTTCTATCAAATGATGTTAAAGTTTTGCATGATTTTAAGTATAAAAGTGTTGATGGTGATCTTGTTGGTGTTGTTGGAGATTCATGGTTATTGAAAAATGATCCTGTTTCTGTGAATTGGTATTCTAATAAAGGTGTTGCAAAAGAATCACATAATGAGATTGTTTCAGCTCTTATTAAAGATGTGAATGAGTTGAATTTGTCGTCGATTTCAACAACTTCATCTTATTTTTATGGAAAGATTGTTGGTAGAGCTGCAAGATTTGCTTTGATAGCTGAAGAAGTTTCTTATCTTAAAGTGATTCcaaagattaaattttttttgaaggaaACTATTGAGCCATGGTTGAATGGAAATTTCAAAGGAAATGGTTTTTTATATGAGAAAAAATGGGGTGGACTTGTTACTCAACAAGGGTTAAATGATTCAAGTGCTGATTTTGGTTTTGGAGTTTACAATGATCATCATTACCATTTGGGTTATTTTCTTTATGGAATTTCAGTTCTTGtaaaaattgatcctttatggGGACAAAAGTATAAACCTCAAGTTTATTCACTTTTGAAAGATTTTATGAATTTGGGTGAGagagataataaaaattatccaAGTTTAAGGTGTTTTGATCATTACAAGTTACATTCTTGGGCTTCAGGGTTGACTGAATTTGAAAATGGAAGGAATCAAGAAAGTTCAAGTGAAGCTGTGAATGCATATTATTCAGCTGCATTAATAGGTTTAGCATATGGTGATtcaaaaattgttgaaattggGTCAACAATTTTAGCATTTGAAATTAAGGCTGCACAAACTTGGTGGCATGTGAAATTGGAAAATAATTTGTATGGTGAAGATTTTGCAAAAGAGAATAGAATAGTTGGTATTTTATGGGCTAATAAAAGAGATAGTAAACTTTGGTGGGCCCCATCTGAATGTAGAGAGTGTAGACTTAGTATACAAGTTTTACCTTTGTTGCCAATTAGTGAAACTTTGTTTTTTGATGGTGTTTATGCTAAGGAGTTAGTTGAATGGACATTACCTTCTTTGAAGAATAAAACTAATGTTGAAGGGTGGAAAGGGTTCACTTATGCTTTGGAAGGGATTTATGATAAGGAAATAGCATTGAAGAATATTAGAGGATTGAAAGGTTTTGATGATGGAAACTCATTTACTAATCTTTTGTGGTGGATTCATAGTAGATGA